One window of the Populus trichocarpa isolate Nisqually-1 chromosome 9, P.trichocarpa_v4.1, whole genome shotgun sequence genome contains the following:
- the LOC18102169 gene encoding serine/threonine-protein kinase STY46 isoform X6 → MVDMAMEEGGSNESCGSRVNENTTSPGSVLQGRQHPQRMQQKLEVYNEILRRLKETNHEEANLPGFDDQLWTHFNRLPARYALDVKVERAEDVLMHKRLLHLAHDPANRPAIEVRLVQVHPTSDDNSADFILPDSPSKEAAQRKRPMHEITFSSDDKPKLLSQAWSNHRSSSPTSDHEKSKIKYDPDHVAIPNDVTDVWEIDPKHLKFENKVASGSYGDLYKGTYYSQEVAIKILKPERVNSDLQKEFAQEVYIMRKVRHKNVVQFIGACTKLPSLCIVTEFMSGGSVYDYLHKQRGVFKLPTLLKAAIDVSKGMNYLHQNNIIHRDLKAANLLMDENEVVKVADFGVARVKAQTGVMTAETGTYRWMAPEVIEHKPYDHKADVFSFGIVLWELLTGKLPYEYLTPLQAAVGVVQKGLRPTIPKNTQPKLAELLEKTWKQDPALRPDFSEITEILQQIAKEVGDDGECRKEKSSGGFLSVLRRK, encoded by the exons atggtGGATATGGCGATGGAAGAGGGTGGTAGTAACGAGAGCTGCGGGAGCAGAGTGAACGAGAACACAACGTCGCCTGGTTCGGTATTACAAGGAAGGCAACATCCGCAAAGGATGCAGCAGAAACTTGAGGTTTATAATGAGATTCTTCGTCGTCTTAAAGAAACTAATCACGAAGAAGCTAATCTACCTGGTTTTGATGATCAACTTTGGACTCACTTCAATCGCCTCCCTGCCAG ATATGCGTTAGATGTGAAGGTGGAGAGAGCAGAAGATGTGTTAATGCATAAGAGATTGCTGCATTTGGCTCATGATCCTGCTAATCGACCGGCAATCGAAGTTCGCCTTGTTCAG GTTCATCCTACTTCTGATGATAATTCAGCTGATTTTATCCTTCCAGACTCTCCTAGTAAAGAAGCAGCCCAAAGAAAGAG GCCCATGCATGAAATTACTTTTTCAAGTGATGACAAGCCAAAACTCTTGAGTCAG GCTTGGTCAAATCACCGATCTTCATCTCCTACCAGTGATCATGAGAAATCCAAGATCAAATATGATCCTGATCATGTTGCAATACCCAATGATGTGACTGATGTGTGGGAAATTGACCCTAAACATTTGAAGTTTGAGAACAAAGTTGCATCTGGATCATATGGTGATCT GTACAAAGGCACGTACTACAGTCAGGAAGTGGCTATCAAAATCCTCAAGCCCGAGCGAGTAAATTCAGACTTGCAGAAAGAGTTCGCCCAAGAAGTTTACATAATGAG GAAAGTTCGACATAAGAATGTCGTACAATTTATTGGCGCATGCACCAAGCTTCCAAGTTTGTGCATTGTAACAG AATTTATGTCTGGAGGAAGTGTCTATGACTACCTACACAAGCAGAGGGGTGTTTTTAAGCTTCCAACATTACTTAAAGCAGCAATAGATGTTTCTAAAGGAATGAATTACCTGcaccaaaataatataatccaTAGGGATTTGAAGGCTGCAAATCTTCTCATGGATGAAAATGAA gtgGTTAAGGTTGCTGATTTTGGTGTTGCCAGAGTGAAAGCTCAGACTGGAGTTATGACAGCAGAAACTGGGACCTACAGATGGATGGCTCCTGAG GTCATTGAACACAAGCCGTATGACCACAAGGCTGATGTATTCAGTTTTGGGATCGTGTTATGGGAGTTGTTAACTGGAAAG CTTCCGTACGAGTACTTAACCCCATTACAAGCAGCTGTTGGAGTGGTTCAAAAG GGTCTACGGCCAACAATACCCAAGAATACTCAACCAAAGCTTGCCGAGCTGCTTGAAAAAACCTGGAAACAGGATCCAGCTCTAAGGCCTGACTTCTCAGAGATTACAGAAATCCTGCAGCAAATAGCAAAAGAG GTTGGGGATGATGGTGAATGCCGCAAGGAGAAATCATCTGGTGGATTTCTATCCGTGCTTAGGAGGAAGTAG
- the LOC18102169 gene encoding serine/threonine-protein kinase STY46 isoform X3 — protein MVDMAMEEGGSNESCGSRVNENTTSPGSVLQGRQHPQRMQQKLEVYNEILRRLKETNHEEANLPGFDDQLWTHFNRLPARYALDVKVERAEDVLMHKRLLHLAHDPANRPAIEVRLVQVHPTSDDNSADFILPDSPSKEAAQRKRPMHEITFSSDDKPKLLSQLTSLLAHIGLNIQEAHAFSTLDGYSLDVFVVDGWPYEETEQLRTALEKEVIKIEAWSNHRSSSPTSDHEKSKIKYDPDHVAIPNDVTDVWEIDPKHLKFENKVASGSYGDLYKGTYYSQEVAIKILKPERVNSDLQKEFAQEVYIMRKVRHKNVVQFIGACTKLPSLCIVTEFMSGGSVYDYLHKQRGVFKLPTLLKAAIDVSKGMNYLHQNNIIHRDLKAANLLMDENEVVKVADFGVARVKAQTGVMTAETGTYRWMAPEVIEHKPYDHKADVFSFGIVLWELLTGKLPYEYLTPLQAAVGVVQKGLRPTIPKNTQPKLAELLEKTWKQDPALRPDFSEITEILQQIAKEVGDDGECRKEKSSGGFLSVLRRK, from the exons atggtGGATATGGCGATGGAAGAGGGTGGTAGTAACGAGAGCTGCGGGAGCAGAGTGAACGAGAACACAACGTCGCCTGGTTCGGTATTACAAGGAAGGCAACATCCGCAAAGGATGCAGCAGAAACTTGAGGTTTATAATGAGATTCTTCGTCGTCTTAAAGAAACTAATCACGAAGAAGCTAATCTACCTGGTTTTGATGATCAACTTTGGACTCACTTCAATCGCCTCCCTGCCAG ATATGCGTTAGATGTGAAGGTGGAGAGAGCAGAAGATGTGTTAATGCATAAGAGATTGCTGCATTTGGCTCATGATCCTGCTAATCGACCGGCAATCGAAGTTCGCCTTGTTCAG GTTCATCCTACTTCTGATGATAATTCAGCTGATTTTATCCTTCCAGACTCTCCTAGTAAAGAAGCAGCCCAAAGAAAGAG GCCCATGCATGAAATTACTTTTTCAAGTGATGACAAGCCAAAACTCTTGAGTCAG TTGACTTCCTTACTCGCTCACATTGGGTTAAACATCCAAGAAGCACACGCATTTTCAACACTTGATGGCTACTCCTTGGATGTATTTGTTGTTGATGGTTGGCCATATGAG GAAACAGAGCAGCTCAGAACAGCATTGGAAAAAGAAGTTATCAAGATTGAG GCTTGGTCAAATCACCGATCTTCATCTCCTACCAGTGATCATGAGAAATCCAAGATCAAATATGATCCTGATCATGTTGCAATACCCAATGATGTGACTGATGTGTGGGAAATTGACCCTAAACATTTGAAGTTTGAGAACAAAGTTGCATCTGGATCATATGGTGATCT GTACAAAGGCACGTACTACAGTCAGGAAGTGGCTATCAAAATCCTCAAGCCCGAGCGAGTAAATTCAGACTTGCAGAAAGAGTTCGCCCAAGAAGTTTACATAATGAG GAAAGTTCGACATAAGAATGTCGTACAATTTATTGGCGCATGCACCAAGCTTCCAAGTTTGTGCATTGTAACAG AATTTATGTCTGGAGGAAGTGTCTATGACTACCTACACAAGCAGAGGGGTGTTTTTAAGCTTCCAACATTACTTAAAGCAGCAATAGATGTTTCTAAAGGAATGAATTACCTGcaccaaaataatataatccaTAGGGATTTGAAGGCTGCAAATCTTCTCATGGATGAAAATGAA gtgGTTAAGGTTGCTGATTTTGGTGTTGCCAGAGTGAAAGCTCAGACTGGAGTTATGACAGCAGAAACTGGGACCTACAGATGGATGGCTCCTGAG GTCATTGAACACAAGCCGTATGACCACAAGGCTGATGTATTCAGTTTTGGGATCGTGTTATGGGAGTTGTTAACTGGAAAG CTTCCGTACGAGTACTTAACCCCATTACAAGCAGCTGTTGGAGTGGTTCAAAAG GGTCTACGGCCAACAATACCCAAGAATACTCAACCAAAGCTTGCCGAGCTGCTTGAAAAAACCTGGAAACAGGATCCAGCTCTAAGGCCTGACTTCTCAGAGATTACAGAAATCCTGCAGCAAATAGCAAAAGAG GTTGGGGATGATGGTGAATGCCGCAAGGAGAAATCATCTGGTGGATTTCTATCCGTGCTTAGGAGGAAGTAG
- the LOC18102169 gene encoding serine/threonine-protein kinase STY46 isoform X4, which translates to MVDMAMEEGGSNESCGSRVNENTTSPGSVLQGRQHPQRMQQKLEVYNEILRRLKETNHEEANLPGFDDQLWTHFNRLPARYALDVKVERAEDVLMHKRLLHLAHDPANRPAIEVRLVQVHPTSDDNSADFILPDSPSKEAAQRKSIHPPPAFGSSPNLEALALEANKFDDQDGDNSVHANSKFFKPMHEITFSSDDKPKLLSQAWSNHRSSSPTSDHEKSKIKYDPDHVAIPNDVTDVWEIDPKHLKFENKVASGSYGDLYKGTYYSQEVAIKILKPERVNSDLQKEFAQEVYIMRKVRHKNVVQFIGACTKLPSLCIVTEFMSGGSVYDYLHKQRGVFKLPTLLKAAIDVSKGMNYLHQNNIIHRDLKAANLLMDENEVVKVADFGVARVKAQTGVMTAETGTYRWMAPEVIEHKPYDHKADVFSFGIVLWELLTGKLPYEYLTPLQAAVGVVQKGLRPTIPKNTQPKLAELLEKTWKQDPALRPDFSEITEILQQIAKEVGDDGECRKEKSSGGFLSVLRRK; encoded by the exons atggtGGATATGGCGATGGAAGAGGGTGGTAGTAACGAGAGCTGCGGGAGCAGAGTGAACGAGAACACAACGTCGCCTGGTTCGGTATTACAAGGAAGGCAACATCCGCAAAGGATGCAGCAGAAACTTGAGGTTTATAATGAGATTCTTCGTCGTCTTAAAGAAACTAATCACGAAGAAGCTAATCTACCTGGTTTTGATGATCAACTTTGGACTCACTTCAATCGCCTCCCTGCCAG ATATGCGTTAGATGTGAAGGTGGAGAGAGCAGAAGATGTGTTAATGCATAAGAGATTGCTGCATTTGGCTCATGATCCTGCTAATCGACCGGCAATCGAAGTTCGCCTTGTTCAG GTTCATCCTACTTCTGATGATAATTCAGCTGATTTTATCCTTCCAGACTCTCCTAGTAAAGAAGCAGCCCAAAGAAAGAG CATACACCCACCACCAGCCTTTGGTTCATCACCTAATCTTGAAGCACTTGCACTTGAAGCAAACAAATTTGATGATCAAGATGGTGATAATTCTGTGCATGCTAACTCGAAGTTCTTCAA GCCCATGCATGAAATTACTTTTTCAAGTGATGACAAGCCAAAACTCTTGAGTCAG GCTTGGTCAAATCACCGATCTTCATCTCCTACCAGTGATCATGAGAAATCCAAGATCAAATATGATCCTGATCATGTTGCAATACCCAATGATGTGACTGATGTGTGGGAAATTGACCCTAAACATTTGAAGTTTGAGAACAAAGTTGCATCTGGATCATATGGTGATCT GTACAAAGGCACGTACTACAGTCAGGAAGTGGCTATCAAAATCCTCAAGCCCGAGCGAGTAAATTCAGACTTGCAGAAAGAGTTCGCCCAAGAAGTTTACATAATGAG GAAAGTTCGACATAAGAATGTCGTACAATTTATTGGCGCATGCACCAAGCTTCCAAGTTTGTGCATTGTAACAG AATTTATGTCTGGAGGAAGTGTCTATGACTACCTACACAAGCAGAGGGGTGTTTTTAAGCTTCCAACATTACTTAAAGCAGCAATAGATGTTTCTAAAGGAATGAATTACCTGcaccaaaataatataatccaTAGGGATTTGAAGGCTGCAAATCTTCTCATGGATGAAAATGAA gtgGTTAAGGTTGCTGATTTTGGTGTTGCCAGAGTGAAAGCTCAGACTGGAGTTATGACAGCAGAAACTGGGACCTACAGATGGATGGCTCCTGAG GTCATTGAACACAAGCCGTATGACCACAAGGCTGATGTATTCAGTTTTGGGATCGTGTTATGGGAGTTGTTAACTGGAAAG CTTCCGTACGAGTACTTAACCCCATTACAAGCAGCTGTTGGAGTGGTTCAAAAG GGTCTACGGCCAACAATACCCAAGAATACTCAACCAAAGCTTGCCGAGCTGCTTGAAAAAACCTGGAAACAGGATCCAGCTCTAAGGCCTGACTTCTCAGAGATTACAGAAATCCTGCAGCAAATAGCAAAAGAG GTTGGGGATGATGGTGAATGCCGCAAGGAGAAATCATCTGGTGGATTTCTATCCGTGCTTAGGAGGAAGTAG
- the LOC18102169 gene encoding serine/threonine-protein kinase STY46 isoform X2 has product MVDMAMEEGGSNESCGSRVNENTTSPGSVLQGRQHPQRMQQKLEVYNEILRRLKETNHEEANLPGFDDQLWTHFNRLPARYALDVKVERAEDVLMHKRLLHLAHDPANRPAIEVRLVQVHPTSDDNSADFILPDSPSKEAAQRKSIHPPPAFGSSPNLEALALEANKFDDQDGDNSVHANSKFFKPMHEITFSSDDKPKLLSQLTSLLAHIGLNIQEAHAFSTLDGYSLDVFVVDGWPYEAWSNHRSSSPTSDHEKSKIKYDPDHVAIPNDVTDVWEIDPKHLKFENKVASGSYGDLYKGTYYSQEVAIKILKPERVNSDLQKEFAQEVYIMRKVRHKNVVQFIGACTKLPSLCIVTEFMSGGSVYDYLHKQRGVFKLPTLLKAAIDVSKGMNYLHQNNIIHRDLKAANLLMDENEVVKVADFGVARVKAQTGVMTAETGTYRWMAPEVIEHKPYDHKADVFSFGIVLWELLTGKLPYEYLTPLQAAVGVVQKGLRPTIPKNTQPKLAELLEKTWKQDPALRPDFSEITEILQQIAKEVGDDGECRKEKSSGGFLSVLRRK; this is encoded by the exons atggtGGATATGGCGATGGAAGAGGGTGGTAGTAACGAGAGCTGCGGGAGCAGAGTGAACGAGAACACAACGTCGCCTGGTTCGGTATTACAAGGAAGGCAACATCCGCAAAGGATGCAGCAGAAACTTGAGGTTTATAATGAGATTCTTCGTCGTCTTAAAGAAACTAATCACGAAGAAGCTAATCTACCTGGTTTTGATGATCAACTTTGGACTCACTTCAATCGCCTCCCTGCCAG ATATGCGTTAGATGTGAAGGTGGAGAGAGCAGAAGATGTGTTAATGCATAAGAGATTGCTGCATTTGGCTCATGATCCTGCTAATCGACCGGCAATCGAAGTTCGCCTTGTTCAG GTTCATCCTACTTCTGATGATAATTCAGCTGATTTTATCCTTCCAGACTCTCCTAGTAAAGAAGCAGCCCAAAGAAAGAG CATACACCCACCACCAGCCTTTGGTTCATCACCTAATCTTGAAGCACTTGCACTTGAAGCAAACAAATTTGATGATCAAGATGGTGATAATTCTGTGCATGCTAACTCGAAGTTCTTCAA GCCCATGCATGAAATTACTTTTTCAAGTGATGACAAGCCAAAACTCTTGAGTCAG TTGACTTCCTTACTCGCTCACATTGGGTTAAACATCCAAGAAGCACACGCATTTTCAACACTTGATGGCTACTCCTTGGATGTATTTGTTGTTGATGGTTGGCCATATGAG GCTTGGTCAAATCACCGATCTTCATCTCCTACCAGTGATCATGAGAAATCCAAGATCAAATATGATCCTGATCATGTTGCAATACCCAATGATGTGACTGATGTGTGGGAAATTGACCCTAAACATTTGAAGTTTGAGAACAAAGTTGCATCTGGATCATATGGTGATCT GTACAAAGGCACGTACTACAGTCAGGAAGTGGCTATCAAAATCCTCAAGCCCGAGCGAGTAAATTCAGACTTGCAGAAAGAGTTCGCCCAAGAAGTTTACATAATGAG GAAAGTTCGACATAAGAATGTCGTACAATTTATTGGCGCATGCACCAAGCTTCCAAGTTTGTGCATTGTAACAG AATTTATGTCTGGAGGAAGTGTCTATGACTACCTACACAAGCAGAGGGGTGTTTTTAAGCTTCCAACATTACTTAAAGCAGCAATAGATGTTTCTAAAGGAATGAATTACCTGcaccaaaataatataatccaTAGGGATTTGAAGGCTGCAAATCTTCTCATGGATGAAAATGAA gtgGTTAAGGTTGCTGATTTTGGTGTTGCCAGAGTGAAAGCTCAGACTGGAGTTATGACAGCAGAAACTGGGACCTACAGATGGATGGCTCCTGAG GTCATTGAACACAAGCCGTATGACCACAAGGCTGATGTATTCAGTTTTGGGATCGTGTTATGGGAGTTGTTAACTGGAAAG CTTCCGTACGAGTACTTAACCCCATTACAAGCAGCTGTTGGAGTGGTTCAAAAG GGTCTACGGCCAACAATACCCAAGAATACTCAACCAAAGCTTGCCGAGCTGCTTGAAAAAACCTGGAAACAGGATCCAGCTCTAAGGCCTGACTTCTCAGAGATTACAGAAATCCTGCAGCAAATAGCAAAAGAG GTTGGGGATGATGGTGAATGCCGCAAGGAGAAATCATCTGGTGGATTTCTATCCGTGCTTAGGAGGAAGTAG
- the LOC18102169 gene encoding serine/threonine-protein kinase STY46 isoform X1, producing the protein MVDMAMEEGGSNESCGSRVNENTTSPGSVLQGRQHPQRMQQKLEVYNEILRRLKETNHEEANLPGFDDQLWTHFNRLPARYALDVKVERAEDVLMHKRLLHLAHDPANRPAIEVRLVQVHPTSDDNSADFILPDSPSKEAAQRKSIHPPPAFGSSPNLEALALEANKFDDQDGDNSVHANSKFFKPMHEITFSSDDKPKLLSQLTSLLAHIGLNIQEAHAFSTLDGYSLDVFVVDGWPYEETEQLRTALEKEVIKIEAWSNHRSSSPTSDHEKSKIKYDPDHVAIPNDVTDVWEIDPKHLKFENKVASGSYGDLYKGTYYSQEVAIKILKPERVNSDLQKEFAQEVYIMRKVRHKNVVQFIGACTKLPSLCIVTEFMSGGSVYDYLHKQRGVFKLPTLLKAAIDVSKGMNYLHQNNIIHRDLKAANLLMDENEVVKVADFGVARVKAQTGVMTAETGTYRWMAPEVIEHKPYDHKADVFSFGIVLWELLTGKLPYEYLTPLQAAVGVVQKGLRPTIPKNTQPKLAELLEKTWKQDPALRPDFSEITEILQQIAKEVGDDGECRKEKSSGGFLSVLRRK; encoded by the exons atggtGGATATGGCGATGGAAGAGGGTGGTAGTAACGAGAGCTGCGGGAGCAGAGTGAACGAGAACACAACGTCGCCTGGTTCGGTATTACAAGGAAGGCAACATCCGCAAAGGATGCAGCAGAAACTTGAGGTTTATAATGAGATTCTTCGTCGTCTTAAAGAAACTAATCACGAAGAAGCTAATCTACCTGGTTTTGATGATCAACTTTGGACTCACTTCAATCGCCTCCCTGCCAG ATATGCGTTAGATGTGAAGGTGGAGAGAGCAGAAGATGTGTTAATGCATAAGAGATTGCTGCATTTGGCTCATGATCCTGCTAATCGACCGGCAATCGAAGTTCGCCTTGTTCAG GTTCATCCTACTTCTGATGATAATTCAGCTGATTTTATCCTTCCAGACTCTCCTAGTAAAGAAGCAGCCCAAAGAAAGAG CATACACCCACCACCAGCCTTTGGTTCATCACCTAATCTTGAAGCACTTGCACTTGAAGCAAACAAATTTGATGATCAAGATGGTGATAATTCTGTGCATGCTAACTCGAAGTTCTTCAA GCCCATGCATGAAATTACTTTTTCAAGTGATGACAAGCCAAAACTCTTGAGTCAG TTGACTTCCTTACTCGCTCACATTGGGTTAAACATCCAAGAAGCACACGCATTTTCAACACTTGATGGCTACTCCTTGGATGTATTTGTTGTTGATGGTTGGCCATATGAG GAAACAGAGCAGCTCAGAACAGCATTGGAAAAAGAAGTTATCAAGATTGAG GCTTGGTCAAATCACCGATCTTCATCTCCTACCAGTGATCATGAGAAATCCAAGATCAAATATGATCCTGATCATGTTGCAATACCCAATGATGTGACTGATGTGTGGGAAATTGACCCTAAACATTTGAAGTTTGAGAACAAAGTTGCATCTGGATCATATGGTGATCT GTACAAAGGCACGTACTACAGTCAGGAAGTGGCTATCAAAATCCTCAAGCCCGAGCGAGTAAATTCAGACTTGCAGAAAGAGTTCGCCCAAGAAGTTTACATAATGAG GAAAGTTCGACATAAGAATGTCGTACAATTTATTGGCGCATGCACCAAGCTTCCAAGTTTGTGCATTGTAACAG AATTTATGTCTGGAGGAAGTGTCTATGACTACCTACACAAGCAGAGGGGTGTTTTTAAGCTTCCAACATTACTTAAAGCAGCAATAGATGTTTCTAAAGGAATGAATTACCTGcaccaaaataatataatccaTAGGGATTTGAAGGCTGCAAATCTTCTCATGGATGAAAATGAA gtgGTTAAGGTTGCTGATTTTGGTGTTGCCAGAGTGAAAGCTCAGACTGGAGTTATGACAGCAGAAACTGGGACCTACAGATGGATGGCTCCTGAG GTCATTGAACACAAGCCGTATGACCACAAGGCTGATGTATTCAGTTTTGGGATCGTGTTATGGGAGTTGTTAACTGGAAAG CTTCCGTACGAGTACTTAACCCCATTACAAGCAGCTGTTGGAGTGGTTCAAAAG GGTCTACGGCCAACAATACCCAAGAATACTCAACCAAAGCTTGCCGAGCTGCTTGAAAAAACCTGGAAACAGGATCCAGCTCTAAGGCCTGACTTCTCAGAGATTACAGAAATCCTGCAGCAAATAGCAAAAGAG GTTGGGGATGATGGTGAATGCCGCAAGGAGAAATCATCTGGTGGATTTCTATCCGTGCTTAGGAGGAAGTAG
- the LOC18102169 gene encoding serine/threonine-protein kinase STY46 isoform X7 yields MILLIDRQSKFALFRLWILDWKRGIVRKTSFQQVHPTSDDNSADFILPDSPSKEAAQRKRPMHEITFSSDDKPKLLSQLTSLLAHIGLNIQEAHAFSTLDGYSLDVFVVDGWPYEETEQLRTALEKEVIKIEAWSNHRSSSPTSDHEKSKIKYDPDHVAIPNDVTDVWEIDPKHLKFENKVASGSYGDLYKGTYYSQEVAIKILKPERVNSDLQKEFAQEVYIMRKVRHKNVVQFIGACTKLPSLCIVTEFMSGGSVYDYLHKQRGVFKLPTLLKAAIDVSKGMNYLHQNNIIHRDLKAANLLMDENEVVKVADFGVARVKAQTGVMTAETGTYRWMAPEVIEHKPYDHKADVFSFGIVLWELLTGKLPYEYLTPLQAAVGVVQKGLRPTIPKNTQPKLAELLEKTWKQDPALRPDFSEITEILQQIAKEVGDDGECRKEKSSGGFLSVLRRK; encoded by the exons ATGATCCTGCTAATCGACCGGCAATCGAAGTTCGCCTTGTTCAG ACTGTGGATTTTAGACTGGAAGAGAGGAATCGTCCGTAAAACAAGTTTTCAACAG GTTCATCCTACTTCTGATGATAATTCAGCTGATTTTATCCTTCCAGACTCTCCTAGTAAAGAAGCAGCCCAAAGAAAGAG GCCCATGCATGAAATTACTTTTTCAAGTGATGACAAGCCAAAACTCTTGAGTCAG TTGACTTCCTTACTCGCTCACATTGGGTTAAACATCCAAGAAGCACACGCATTTTCAACACTTGATGGCTACTCCTTGGATGTATTTGTTGTTGATGGTTGGCCATATGAG GAAACAGAGCAGCTCAGAACAGCATTGGAAAAAGAAGTTATCAAGATTGAG GCTTGGTCAAATCACCGATCTTCATCTCCTACCAGTGATCATGAGAAATCCAAGATCAAATATGATCCTGATCATGTTGCAATACCCAATGATGTGACTGATGTGTGGGAAATTGACCCTAAACATTTGAAGTTTGAGAACAAAGTTGCATCTGGATCATATGGTGATCT GTACAAAGGCACGTACTACAGTCAGGAAGTGGCTATCAAAATCCTCAAGCCCGAGCGAGTAAATTCAGACTTGCAGAAAGAGTTCGCCCAAGAAGTTTACATAATGAG GAAAGTTCGACATAAGAATGTCGTACAATTTATTGGCGCATGCACCAAGCTTCCAAGTTTGTGCATTGTAACAG AATTTATGTCTGGAGGAAGTGTCTATGACTACCTACACAAGCAGAGGGGTGTTTTTAAGCTTCCAACATTACTTAAAGCAGCAATAGATGTTTCTAAAGGAATGAATTACCTGcaccaaaataatataatccaTAGGGATTTGAAGGCTGCAAATCTTCTCATGGATGAAAATGAA gtgGTTAAGGTTGCTGATTTTGGTGTTGCCAGAGTGAAAGCTCAGACTGGAGTTATGACAGCAGAAACTGGGACCTACAGATGGATGGCTCCTGAG GTCATTGAACACAAGCCGTATGACCACAAGGCTGATGTATTCAGTTTTGGGATCGTGTTATGGGAGTTGTTAACTGGAAAG CTTCCGTACGAGTACTTAACCCCATTACAAGCAGCTGTTGGAGTGGTTCAAAAG GGTCTACGGCCAACAATACCCAAGAATACTCAACCAAAGCTTGCCGAGCTGCTTGAAAAAACCTGGAAACAGGATCCAGCTCTAAGGCCTGACTTCTCAGAGATTACAGAAATCCTGCAGCAAATAGCAAAAGAG GTTGGGGATGATGGTGAATGCCGCAAGGAGAAATCATCTGGTGGATTTCTATCCGTGCTTAGGAGGAAGTAG